The genomic stretch CATATGGCGGTTATTTTGTAGGCAAAAAGGATGACATCGAGCGGATCTTTATCTCACCTGGTCCTGTTTATGAACCATTGCATTTTTCACACATAAAGTGGTTCGCCAGGTCATTTTGGGCGGCCGGTTTTCGTAAAGGCGATGTGGTCATCAATACATTCACCTATCATTTATCTCCTGCTGGCACCCTTTTTGGTGAGGCTCTGCGGCATTGCGGCGCGACGGTCATCGTAGCCGGTGCGGGTAACACCGAGATTCATATCAAGGCTATGAAAGATCTCAAGGTTAATGGTTTTGTCGGTACTCCAAGTTATCTCATGTCGATCATCAAAAAGATTGAAGAAACCGGAGATTTCAAGAACGATTTCAATATCCGGAAAGCCTGGTTCACCGGTGAAATGCTGTCGCCATCGTTACGGCGGGTATTCGAAGATGATTATGGGATCGACACCCGGCAGGCTTACGCCGTAACTGAGCCGGGCGGTGCGTTGGCATTTGAGTGTTCGCAAAAATCCGGATTACATTTGATGGACGATTACTTCATTGAGATTGTCGATCCGGTTTCCGGAGAGCAGTTACCGCCGGGCGACATTGGTGAAGTTGTGGTCACTCCACTGAATAATCCTCATTGGGGGCTGTTGCGCTTCGGTACTGGGGACTTGTCGAGATTGGTCGTTGACGAATGCGCATGTGGCCGAACCTCACCGAAACTTGCTGGGTTGCTTGGGCGTACCGGTGAAGCGGTTAAAGTCCGAGGGATGTTCGTGGTTCCCAAGCAAGTCGAAGCCATGCTGGCGGCATTTCCCGGTGTGGGACGCTTTCAACTCGTCGTTACCCGCGAGGGTACCCGTGATAGTTTGAAGTTACGGGTCGAAGTTGGGCCGGACACCTCGGTAAGAGAATCTTTATTACGA from Dehalogenimonas sp. THU2 encodes the following:
- a CDS encoding AMP-binding protein, translating into MIDQHYDKMESMTAAERQVFLDARLVNAIARAFRGAPAAKTLMAQAGVKPADIKTSKDMEKLPITRKSDLIEHQQKRPPYGGYFVGKKDDIERIFISPGPVYEPLHFSHIKWFARSFWAAGFRKGDVVINTFTYHLSPAGTLFGEALRHCGATVIVAGAGNTEIHIKAMKDLKVNGFVGTPSYLMSIIKKIEETGDFKNDFNIRKAWFTGEMLSPSLRRVFEDDYGIDTRQAYAVTEPGGALAFECSQKSGLHLMDDYFIEIVDPVSGEQLPPGDIGEVVVTPLNNPHWGLLRFGTGDLSRLVVDECACGRTSPKLAGLLGRTGEAVKVRGMFVVPKQVEAMLAAFPGVGRFQLVVTREGTRDSLKLRVEVGPDTSVRESLLRTIETAFQSACVVKLDGIEAMTPGSIPADAKPVIDERNWD